A portion of the Paenibacillus hamazuiensis genome contains these proteins:
- a CDS encoding ABC transporter ATP-binding protein, with protein sequence MGRGPGMGGPGRGPMGGGFGMPMAMPGQKAKDAKRTFRRLLGYLKPFRLQLVAVIITAVLSTIFGIVSPKIMGKATTRLFEGLMAKMQNVPGAAIDFPYIMNIILILIVLYAFSSLFAYIQQYLMAGVAQKMVYRLRRDVNEKLTRLPLKYFDSQTHGEIMSRAVNDMDNISGTLQQSLTQVMTSAITLLGIVVMMLTISPLLTLILVLTLPLSFLVIKAISSRSQAHFIGQQKALGELNGHVEEMYTGHKIVKAFGYEKKSVAKFDAINDRLYESGWRAQFVSGIMMPLMTVINNIGYVLICVVGGILATRKLIEIGDIQAFIQYARQFSMPIIQTANIANIIQSTLASSERVFEILDEPEEVAETENGIVLREPKGDVRFENVSFGYKEGASLIENMNIDVKQGQTIAIVGPTGAGKTTLVNLLMRFYELNSGAITVDGVNITAMERGQLRRLFGMVLQDTWLFNGTIRDNIGYGRAGASEAEIVAAAQAAHADHFIRTLPDGYDTVLNEEASNISQGQKQLLTIARAILANPAILILDEATSSVDTRTEMQIQKAMHTLMRGRTSFVIAHRLSTIRDADLILVMNHGSVVEQGTHEELLARGGFYAELYNSQFSEGAIA encoded by the coding sequence ATGGGCCGTGGCCCCGGTATGGGCGGACCCGGGCGGGGGCCGATGGGCGGCGGCTTCGGAATGCCGATGGCGATGCCCGGGCAAAAGGCCAAAGACGCCAAACGGACATTCCGCCGGCTGCTCGGTTATTTGAAGCCTTTTCGCTTGCAGCTCGTCGCCGTCATTATTACCGCAGTGCTCAGCACCATTTTCGGCATCGTAAGCCCGAAAATAATGGGGAAAGCGACGACCCGGCTGTTCGAAGGCCTGATGGCCAAAATGCAAAACGTTCCCGGAGCCGCTATCGATTTTCCGTACATCATGAATATTATCCTGATTTTGATCGTTTTGTATGCATTCAGCTCTTTATTTGCCTATATCCAGCAATATTTGATGGCCGGGGTCGCACAGAAGATGGTGTACCGGCTGCGCAGGGACGTAAACGAAAAGCTGACTCGCCTGCCGCTCAAATATTTCGATTCGCAAACCCACGGCGAAATCATGAGCCGGGCCGTAAACGATATGGACAATATCAGCGGAACGCTCCAGCAAAGCTTGACCCAGGTTATGACATCCGCCATCACGCTGCTTGGTATCGTCGTGATGATGCTGACGATCAGCCCGCTTTTAACCTTGATTCTCGTGCTGACATTACCTTTGAGCTTTCTTGTGATCAAAGCGATCTCGTCGCGGTCGCAGGCTCATTTTATCGGTCAGCAGAAGGCGCTCGGCGAGCTGAACGGGCATGTGGAGGAGATGTATACCGGCCATAAAATCGTCAAGGCGTTCGGGTACGAGAAAAAATCCGTGGCGAAGTTCGATGCGATTAACGACCGCTTGTACGAATCCGGTTGGCGGGCGCAGTTCGTCAGCGGCATCATGATGCCGCTTATGACGGTTATCAATAACATCGGTTACGTGCTGATTTGCGTCGTCGGCGGCATTCTGGCGACGCGAAAACTGATTGAGATCGGCGATATTCAAGCTTTCATTCAATATGCGCGCCAGTTCTCGATGCCGATTATACAGACCGCCAACATCGCAAACATCATCCAATCCACGCTGGCTTCCTCGGAGCGGGTATTCGAAATTCTCGACGAGCCGGAAGAAGTTGCGGAGACGGAGAACGGCATCGTATTGCGCGAGCCGAAGGGCGATGTACGCTTTGAAAACGTCAGCTTCGGTTACAAGGAAGGCGCCTCGCTCATCGAAAACATGAACATCGACGTAAAGCAAGGACAAACAATTGCGATCGTCGGTCCGACCGGAGCCGGCAAAACGACACTCGTCAATCTTCTCATGCGCTTCTACGAATTAAACAGCGGCGCGATTACGGTCGACGGCGTCAATATTACCGCGATGGAACGCGGGCAGCTGCGCCGGCTCTTCGGTATGGTGCTGCAGGATACGTGGCTGTTTAACGGCACGATTCGCGACAACATCGGCTACGGCCGGGCCGGCGCCAGCGAGGCGGAAATCGTCGCAGCCGCGCAGGCAGCGCATGCCGACCATTTCATCCGCACGTTGCCGGACGGATACGACACGGTGCTGAATGAGGAAGCATCCAACATCTCGCAAGGGCAAAAGCAGCTGCTCACCATAGCCCGCGCGATCCTCGCGAATCCCGCCATTCTCATCCTCGATGAGGCGACAAGCAGCGTCGATACGCGGACCGAGATGCAGATCCAGAAAGCGATGCACACGCTGATGCGGGGACGCACAAGCTTCGTTATTGCTCACAGGCTGTCGACGATCCGGGATGCCGATCTGATCCTCGTCATGAACCACGGCAGCGTCGTCGAGCAGGGGACGCACGAGGAGCTGCTTGCGCGCGGCGGTTTCTACGCCGAGCTGTACAACAGCCAGTTCTCCGAAGGCGCCATCGCCTAA